A region of Bacillus cabrialesii DNA encodes the following proteins:
- the cccB gene encoding cytochrome c551, translating to MKSKLSILMLGFALSILLAACGSNDAKEEKTDTGSKTEASASEGEELYQQSCVGCHGKDLEGVSGPNLQEVGGKYDEHKIESIIKNGRGNMPKGLVDDKEAAVIAKWLSEKK from the coding sequence ATGAAATCAAAGTTATCGATACTAATGCTTGGATTTGCGCTTTCTATTCTGCTGGCAGCCTGCGGTTCAAACGATGCAAAAGAAGAGAAGACAGACACCGGCAGCAAGACTGAAGCCTCTGCATCTGAAGGGGAAGAATTATATCAACAAAGCTGCGTTGGCTGCCACGGTAAGGATTTAGAAGGTGTGTCAGGGCCTAACCTCCAAGAGGTTGGAGGCAAATACGACGAACACAAAATTGAAAGCATTATTAAAAACGGACGGGGCAATATGCCAAAGGGGCTTGTAGATGATAAGGAAGCCGCTGTTATTGCTAAATGGCTGTCAGAAAAAAAGTAA
- a CDS encoding YitT family protein: MDVRNKTYRILQDYVYILIGAAITAVSFNVFLLPNKIAAGGVSGISTILQSYGFEAAYVQWIINIPLFIAGVILLGGKFGLKTLAGSVFLPLVVFLTRDIQPATHHELLAAIFGGVGIGVGIGIVYLGKGSTGGTALAAQIIHKYSGLSLGTCLAIIDGLIVITAMIVFNIEQGLYAMLGVFVSSKTIDVVQVGFNRSKMALIITKQEQAVKEAVLQKIDRGVTKISAVGGYTDDDRPILMCVVGQTEFTKLKQIVKQIDESAFVIVADASEVLGEGFKRA, encoded by the coding sequence ATGGACGTAAGGAATAAAACATATCGGATTTTACAGGATTATGTATACATACTGATAGGAGCAGCGATTACAGCCGTGTCCTTTAATGTATTTTTGCTTCCAAACAAGATAGCCGCCGGCGGTGTCAGCGGAATCAGCACGATTTTGCAGTCATATGGTTTTGAAGCAGCCTATGTACAATGGATTATTAATATTCCTTTATTTATTGCCGGTGTTATTTTGCTTGGCGGAAAATTTGGGCTTAAGACGCTTGCGGGTTCTGTTTTTTTGCCGCTTGTTGTGTTTTTGACAAGAGATATTCAGCCTGCGACCCATCACGAGCTACTGGCGGCGATTTTTGGCGGTGTCGGCATCGGAGTCGGGATTGGCATTGTGTACTTAGGAAAAGGTTCGACGGGAGGTACGGCCTTGGCTGCACAGATCATTCATAAGTACTCCGGTCTGTCATTGGGAACGTGTCTTGCCATCATTGACGGATTGATTGTCATTACGGCTATGATCGTATTTAATATTGAGCAAGGCTTATATGCCATGCTTGGCGTCTTTGTGTCCAGCAAAACGATTGATGTCGTTCAAGTAGGCTTTAATCGTTCAAAAATGGCGCTCATTATTACAAAGCAGGAGCAGGCAGTCAAGGAAGCCGTTTTACAGAAGATTGACAGGGGCGTGACGAAAATTTCCGCGGTCGGCGGATATACTGACGATGACCGCCCGATTTTAATGTGCGTGGTTGGGCAAACTGAATTCACCAAATTGAAACAAATCGTCAAACAGATTGATGAGTCTGCTTTTGTGATTGTAGCGGACGCGAGCGAGGTACTGGGCGAGGGTTTCAAACGCGCTTAA